The following proteins are co-located in the Plasmodium brasilianum strain Bolivian I chromosome 11, whole genome shotgun sequence genome:
- a CDS encoding glutamate--tRNA ligase, with translation MKFIFFLASLISIIEISAIELKGLKRSLYIIKENDKLHLLYHKKYKLSFILKNIKKNFCKYKIKCTEKNYDNENIHISVTIPRLRFAPSPTGFLHVGGCRTFLYNYILSKQMNGILIFRLEDTDMRRNTKESLDEIIKDLKWLNLSWDEGIDKGGNHGPYIQSQKIELYKKIAHDFVKQEKAYFCFCTKDELRQKKEKAKMMRKKYTYDQKCRNLNEEIINKYLRENKLYTIRFKSPYNRKIVLKDFLKNNIVDVVNEDFIILKSSYLPTYNFAASVDDHLMKISHVIRGVEHVSNTFKQIIILEALNAKIPQYAHIPIITNIDKKKISKRKNECLIKNLRNEGFKPECVVNYMATLGWGSVSKREFYTMDELIANFNIQVLNKSSVVFDMKKLKWMNRKYLLEQDMETYICEAEKYLIQNGVLTKRNSEFVELCISIFKNDVHTYKELKECITNVISYDYLGNHLNKDDSLLKSISVLLYKWFKENINNDNLEGAMDNDFDLLIQYIMKYSNLKKKEILLKIRFLLTFQRKGIPFILLINIWKSAKKNNVENYFSLKSRLQYLNSIYGT, from the exons atgaaatttattttttttttggctagCTTAATTTCAATAATTGAAATAAGCGCAATTGAGTTAAAAGGTTTAAAACGGtctttgtatataataaaagaaaatgataaattacatttattatatcataaaaagtataaattaagttttattttaaaaaatattaaaaagaatttttgtaaatataagaTTAAAtgtacagaaaaaaattatgataatgaaaatatccATATTTCTGTAACTATACCTAGATTAAGATTTGCTCCAAGTCCGACTGGTTTTTTGCATGTAGGTGGGTGtagaacatttttatataattatatcttGTCAAAACAAATGAACGGAATTCTAATCTTTCGATTGGAAGACACGGACATGCGGAGAAATACCAAGGAATCATTagatgaaataattaaagaCCTAAA ATGGCTCAATTTAAGCTGGGATGAAGGAATAGACAAAGGGGGTAACCATGGACCGTATATACAATCCCAAAAAATAGAACTTTACAA GAAAATAGCTCATGATTTTGTTAAGCAAGAAAAAGCATATTTCTGTTTTTGCACGAAAGATGAGTTACggcaaaaaaaggaaaag GCAAAAATGATGAGAAAAAAGTACACATACGACCAAAAATGTCGGAACTTAAATGaggaaataattaataaatatttacgaGAAAACAAGTTATATACAATACGATTTAAATCACCATATAACAGAAAAATTGTGTTaaaagattttttaaaaaataatatcgtCGATGTTGTAAATGAagatttcattatattaaaaagtagCTATTTGCCAACATACAATTTTGCAGCTTCAGTGGATGATCATTTGATGAAAATATCTCACGTCATAAGGGGTGTTGAACATGTTTCAAATACGTTCAA gcaaataataatactagaGGCCTTGAATGCAAAAATTCCCcaatatgcacacataccaattataacaaatatagataaaaagaaaattagtAAAAGGAAGAATGAATGTTTAATTAAGAATTTAAG gaATGAGGGTTTTAAACCTGAGTGTGTAGTTAATTATATGGCTACCTTAGGATGGGGTAGCGTTTCAAAAAG AGAATTTTATACCATGGATGAACTTATCGCTAATTTCAACATACAAGTACTAAACAAATCTTCAGTTGTTTTTGACATGAAAAAACTAAAATGGATGAATAGGAAATACTTGTTAGAGCAAGACAtggaaacatatatatgtgaagcGGAAAAATACTTAATTCAGAATGGGGTCttaacaaaaagaaatagcGAATTTGTTGAGTTATGCAttagtatatttaaaaacgatgtacatacatacaaagaGCTAAAGGAGTGTATAACAAATGTTATTTCATATGATTATTTAGGgaatcatttaaataaagatGATTCActattaaaaagtattagtgttttgttatataaatggttcaaagaaaatataaacaatgaTAATCTAGAAGGTGCCATGGACAATGATTTTGACTtattaatacaatatattatgaaatatagcaacttaaagaaaaaggaaattttattaaaaatacgtTTTCTTTTAACATTTCAAAGAAAAGGTATTccatttatacttttaataaacatatggaagtcagcaaaaaaaaataatgtggaaaattatttctctttGAAAAGCAGGCTTCAATATTTGAATAGCATATATGGCACATAA
- a CDS encoding elongation factor 1-alpha → MGKEKTHINLVVIGHVDSGKSTTTGHIIYKLGGIDRRTIEKFEKESAEMGKGSFKYAWVLDKLKAERERGITIDIALWKFETPRYFFTVIDAPGHKDFIKNMITGTSQADVALLVVPAEVGGFEGAFSKEGQTKEHALLAFTLGVKQIVVGVNKMDTVKYSEDRYEEIKKEVRDYLKKVGYQADKVDFIPISGFEGDNLIEKSDKTPWYKGRTLIEALDTMEPPKRPFDKPLRIPLQGVYKIGGIGTVPVGRVETGILKAGMVLNFAPSAVVSECKSVEMHKEVLEEARPGDNIGFNVKNVSVKDIKRGYVASDTKNEPAKGCAKFTAQVIILNHPGEIKNGYTPVLDCHTSHISCKFVNIDSKIDKRSGKVVEENPKAIKSGDSALVSLEPKKPMVVETFTEYPPLGRFAIRDMRQTIAVGIIKAVEKKEPGAVSAKAPAKK, encoded by the coding sequence atgggaaaggaaaaaacacaTATCAACTTAGTCGTCATTGGCCATGTCGATAGTGGTAAATCAACAACTACTGGCCACATTATTTACAAATTGGGAGGTATAGATAGGAGAACGATTGAAAAATTCGAAAAAGAATCAGCTGAAATGGGTAAGGGAAGTTTCAAGTACGCGTGGGTGTTAGATAAACTTAAAGCTGAGAGAGAAAGAGGTATAACTATTGATATCGCGTTATGGAAGTTTGAAACACCAAGGTACTTTTTTACAGTTATTGATGCACCAGGGCATAAGgattttatcaaaaatatgATTACAGGTACATCACAAGCAGATGTTGCTTTGTTAGTTGTTCCAGCTGAAGTAGGTGGATTTGAAGGTGCATTTTCCAAAGAAGGTCAAACGAAAGAACATGCGTTGTTAGCATTTACCTTAGGTGTAAAGCAAATTGTTGTTGGTGTTAATAAGATGGATACTGTTAAATATTCAGAAGATAGGTATGAAGAAATTAAGAAAGAAGTAAGagattatttaaagaaagtGGGTTATCAAGCAGATAAAGTGGATTTCATTCCAATATCTGGCTTTGAAGGTGATAACTTAATTGAAAAGTCAGATAAAACACCATGGTATAAGGGAAGAACACTTATTGAAGCATTAGATACTATGGAGCCACCTAAAAGACCATTTGACAAGCCATTAAGAATCCCTCTTCAAGGTGTGTATAAAATTGGTGGTATTGGTACTGTTCCAGTTGGTAGAGTTGAAACAGGTATATTAAAAGCAGGTATGGTGTTAAACTTTGCTCCCTCAGCTGTTGTATCCGAATGTAAATCAGTTGAAATGCATAAGGAAGTGTTAGAAGAAGCAAGACCAGGTGATAACATTGGTTTTAATGTTAAGAACGTATCAGTAAAGGATATTAAAAGAGGATATGTTGCTTCAGACACTAAGAATGAACCAGCGAAAGGATGTGCAAAATTTACGGCACaggttattatattaaatcaCCCTggagaaattaaaaatgggTATACACCTGTGTTAGATTGTCATACATCTCATATATCGTgcaaatttgtaaatatcGATTCGAAAATAGATAAACGTTCGGGAAAAGTTGTTGAAGAGAATCCTAAGGCTATTAAATCAGGGGACTCAGCTTTAGTTAGTTTGGAACCAAAAAAACCTATGGTTGTTGAAACATTTACAGAATATCCACCATTAGGAAGATTTGCAATTAGAGATATGAGACAAACAATTGCTGTTGGAATTATCAAAGCAGTAGAGAAGAAGGAGCCAGGTGCCGTATCTGCCAAAGCACCGGCAAAGAAATAA
- a CDS encoding protein kinase 5, with product MEKYHGLEKIGEGTYGVVYKAQNNYGETFALKKIRLEKEDEGIPSTAIREISILKELKHSNIVKLYDVIHTKKRLILVFEHLDQDLKKLLDVCDGGLETITAKSFLLQLLNGVAYCHEHRVLHRDLKPQNLLINREGELKIADFGLARVFGIPVRKYTHEVVTLWYRAPDVLMGSKKYSTPIDMWSVGCIFAEMVNGRPIFPGVSETDQLMRIFRILGTPNPQNWPNVIELPKYDPNFTVYEPLPWESFLKGLDETGIDLLSKMLKLDPNKRISAKEALEHAYFKENN from the exons atggaaaaatatcATGGCTTGGAAAAAATTGGGGAAGGTACATATGGTGTGGTTTACAAAGCTCAAAATAATTATGGTGAAACATttgcattaaaaaaaataagattagAAAAGGAAGATGAAGGGATTCCTTCAACAG CTATAAGGGAAATTAgcattttaaaagaattaaaacaTTCAAATATAGTTAAGCTGTATGATGTCatacacacaaaaaaaagactAATATTAGTTTTTGAGCATCTCGATCAAGATCTTAAAAAACTTCTAGATGTTTGTGATG GGGGGCTTGAAACAATAACGGCGAAATCATTTTTGCTACAACTGCTAAATGGTGTAGCTTATTGCCATGAACATAGAGTTTTGCACCGTGATTTGAAACCTcaaaatttgttaataaataGAGAAGGGGAATTAAAGATTGCAGATTTTGGACTTGCCAG AGTCTTTGGGATACCTGTGAGAAAATACACACACGAAGTAGTAACATTATGGTATAGAGCACCGGATGTTTTAATGggatcaaaaaaatattcaactCCAATTGATATGTGGAGTGTTGGATGTATATTTGCTGAGATGGTAAATGGTAGACCGATTTTTCCAGGAGTATCTGAAACTGATCAGTTAATGAGAATATTTAGAATTTTAGGTACGCCAAATCCACAAAATTGGCCAAACGTGATTGAACTTCCCAAGTATGACCCGAATTTTACCGTTTATGAACCCCTGCCATGGGAATCATTT TTAAAAGGACTAGACGAAACAGGAATAGACTTACTCTCAAAAATGTTAAAGCTTGACCCGAATAAAAGAATATCTGCCAAAGAAGCTTTAGAGCACGCTTactttaaagaaaataattaa